One region of Juglans regia cultivar Chandler chromosome 4, Walnut 2.0, whole genome shotgun sequence genomic DNA includes:
- the LOC109013189 gene encoding nucleobase-ascorbate transporter 2-like: MEAPKPEEISHPPMDQLQGLEYCIDSNPSWGEAIALGFQHYILALGTAVMIPSFLVPLMGGNDDDKVRVVQTLLFVEGINTLLQTLFGTRLPTVIGGSYAFMVPIISIIHDKSLMSIDDPHQRFLNTMRAVQGALIVASSIQIILGFSQMWAICSRFFSPLGMAPVIALVGFGMFDRGFPVVGRCVEIGVPMLILFIIFSQYLKNFQVRQLPIIERFALLISITVIWAYAHLLTASGAYRHRPELTKVNCRTDQANLISSAPWIKIPYPLQWGAPTFDAGHSFGMMAAALVSLIESTGAYKAASRLASATPPPAHILSRGIGWQGLGILLSGLFGTLTGSTVSVENVGLLGSTRVGSRRVIQISAGFMIFFSMLGKFGALFASIPFTIFGAVYCVLFGLVASVGLSFLQFTNMNSMRNLFITGVSFFLGLSIPEYFREYTGKALHGPAHTSAGWFDDFLNTIFFSSSTVALIVAIFLDNTLDYKNSARDRGMPWWVKFRNFKGDSRNEEFYTLPFNLDRFFPPS, encoded by the exons ATGGAAGCTCCGAAACCAGAAGAGATAAGCCATCCACCAATGGACCAACTTCAAGGTCTAGAGTACTGTATTGACTCAAATCCATCATGGG GGGAGGCAATAGCTCTGGGTTTCCAGCACTACATTTTGGCCTTAGGAACCGCGGTTATGATTCCATCATTCCTTGTTCCATTGATGGGTGGCAATGAT GATGATAAAGTGAGGGTGGTTCAGACTCTACTTTTTGTTGAAGGTATTAATACACTTCTGCAGACATTATTTGGAACCCGGCTGCCAACCGTGATCGGAGGGTCTTATGCATTCATGGTCCCCATCATTTCCATAATCCACGATAAGTCCTTGATGAGCATTGACGATCCTCATCAG AGATTTCTTAACACCATGAGAGCAGTCCAAGGTGCTCTAATAGTAGCATCAAGCATAcaaattattttgggatttagtCAGATGTGGGCCATCTGCTCCAG GTTTTTTAGCCCTCTTGGAATGGCTCCGGTGATTGCGCTGGTTGGTTTTGGCATGTTTGATAGAGGCTTCCCTGTG GTTGGTCGGTGTGTTGAGATCGGCGTTCCCATgcttattctatttataatcttCTCCCAG TACTTGAAAAATTTTCAAGTAAGGCAACTGCCAATTATAGAGCGGTTTGCTCTCCTGATATCAATCACTGTGATATGGGCATACGCACACCTCTTGACAGCCAGTGGCGCATACAGACATCGACCAGAATTAACCAAAGTTAACTGCAGAACTGACCAGGCCAATCTCATTTCTTCTGCTCCATG GATAAAGATCCCATACCCTCTTCAATGGGGTGCTCCTACCTTTGACGCTGGTCATTCTTTTGGAATGATGGCTGCCGCTCTAGTTTCATTGATTGAG TCAACTGGTGCTTACAAGGCTGCATCGCGTCTAGCAAGCGCTACACCACCACCAGCTCATATTCTTAGCCGTGGTATTGGATGGCAGGGACTTGGGATTCTGCTGAGTGGACTCTTTGGAACATTGACTGGCTCAACAGTCTCTGT AGAAAATGTAGGGCTTCTGGGAAGCACTCGAGTTGGAAGCCGCAGGGTTATCCAAATCTCGGCTGGTTTTAtgatattcttctctatgttaG GAAAATTTGGAGCTTTGTTTGCATCAATACCCTTCACCATATTTGGAGCAGtatattgtgttttgtttggtcTTGTTG CTTCGGTGGGGCTGTCATTTTTGCAGTTCACAAACATGAATTCGATGAGGAACCTCTTTATCACGGGTGTTTCCTTCTTCTTAGGTTTGTCCATACCTGAGTATTTTAGGGAATATACAGGCAAGGCTCTTCATGGTCCTGCACATACCAGTGCTGGATGG TTCGATGATTTCCTTAATACAATCTTCTTCTCATCCTCGACTGTTGCATTGATAGTCGCAATTTTCTTGGACAACACTCTCGACTACAAGAACAGTGCCAGAGACAGGGGAATGCCATGGTGGGTTAAATTTAGGAACTTTAAGGGGGACAGCCGTAATGAGGAGTTCTACACCCTCCCTTTCAATCTCGACCGTTTCTTCCCTCCGTCTTGA